A single Streptomyces sp. Edi2 DNA region contains:
- a CDS encoding sialidase family protein gives MTSVLRAHPSPRCRPRCRRAAALLTALTATALALLPTAPAQATPDRASGSARPAASAPSPAGGFEQQILYKASQEQGYFCFRIPAVVKSGRGTLLAFAEGRRHDCGDAGDIDLVLKRSTDGGRTWGPLQVINHGNGDTHGNPAPIVDRRTGRIVLAETYNKGRTDGLSCEVPCDRTPHLQYSDDDGATWSAPRDLTAAVRPPQWNSWYATGPLHGIQLTRGRHAGRLVFGINSESYADNRVTANHAALVHSDDGGATWKVGALDTWPLAADGTFRQKPSEMALLERSDGSVYVNGREQDGTDLGHRTAAVSRDGGNSFAAPFRALPDLYTPMVQGSALRLAHPHAGRSRTLFAAPADPDRRRTMTIRSSWDEGRTWESVDRGARVTPDWSGYSDLVAVSDDVTGLMYEGGAADARDEIRFARFTEDWLGPRRGPDPTTGDAAPGARPAAVLGGARATGGRFGRALSFDGADDAVRLPYRGSLPLGTHDFTCSLWFRQDATTGEQPLLWMGGVGSKSPQVAVEGDPGHDRIIARVTAVDGPAPAATAQAVTHSGYHDGNWHHLALRRTGGRLLLMVDGRETTVVPDVPGSVSRGSVFGVHLGQRPDGRAQFTGALDEVRVYRRALTDAELSGVRSDNAPVGGPLVLGLSLDRVRGGAGKG, from the coding sequence ATGACGTCAGTTCTCCGCGCACACCCCAGCCCCCGCTGCAGACCCCGGTGCCGCCGCGCCGCGGCCCTGCTCACCGCGCTGACCGCCACCGCCCTCGCCCTCCTGCCGACCGCCCCCGCACAGGCCACGCCTGACAGGGCATCGGGCAGCGCCCGTCCCGCCGCCTCGGCGCCCTCCCCCGCCGGCGGCTTCGAGCAGCAGATCCTCTACAAAGCGTCCCAGGAACAGGGCTACTTCTGCTTCCGCATACCGGCCGTCGTGAAGTCCGGGCGCGGCACCCTCCTGGCGTTCGCCGAGGGCCGGCGGCACGACTGCGGTGACGCGGGCGATATCGACCTCGTCCTCAAGCGCTCCACCGACGGCGGCCGGACCTGGGGCCCGCTCCAGGTCATCAACCACGGCAACGGCGACACCCACGGCAACCCGGCACCCATCGTGGACCGCCGCACCGGCCGGATCGTGCTCGCCGAGACCTACAACAAGGGCCGCACCGACGGCCTCAGCTGCGAGGTCCCCTGCGACCGCACCCCGCACCTCCAGTACAGCGACGACGACGGCGCCACCTGGTCCGCGCCCCGGGACCTGACCGCCGCCGTCCGTCCCCCGCAGTGGAATTCGTGGTACGCCACCGGGCCCCTGCACGGCATCCAGCTCACCCGCGGACGGCACGCGGGCCGGCTGGTGTTCGGCATCAACTCCGAGAGCTACGCGGACAACCGGGTCACCGCCAACCACGCCGCCCTGGTCCACAGCGACGACGGCGGCGCCACCTGGAAGGTCGGCGCGCTGGACACCTGGCCCCTGGCCGCAGACGGCACGTTCCGTCAAAAGCCCTCGGAGATGGCGCTCCTGGAACGCTCCGACGGTTCGGTCTACGTCAACGGGCGGGAACAGGACGGCACCGATCTGGGCCACCGCACCGCGGCGGTCAGCCGTGACGGCGGCAACTCCTTCGCCGCCCCGTTCCGCGCCCTGCCCGACCTCTACACCCCGATGGTGCAGGGCTCGGCGCTCCGGCTGGCGCACCCGCACGCCGGCCGCAGCCGCACCCTGTTCGCGGCGCCCGCCGACCCCGACCGGCGCCGGACCATGACCATCCGCTCCTCCTGGGACGAGGGCCGCACCTGGGAGAGCGTCGACCGGGGCGCCCGGGTGACCCCCGACTGGTCCGGCTATTCGGACCTGGTCGCCGTCTCCGACGACGTCACCGGCCTGATGTACGAGGGCGGCGCGGCCGATGCCCGGGACGAGATCCGCTTCGCCCGCTTCACCGAGGACTGGCTCGGTCCGCGCCGCGGCCCGGATCCCACCACCGGCGACGCCGCCCCGGGCGCCCGGCCGGCCGCCGTCCTGGGCGGCGCCCGGGCCACCGGCGGCCGCTTCGGCCGGGCACTGTCCTTCGACGGCGCCGACGATGCGGTACGCCTCCCCTACCGCGGCTCCCTCCCGCTCGGCACCCACGACTTCACCTGCAGCCTGTGGTTCCGCCAGGACGCCACCACCGGCGAACAGCCGCTGTTGTGGATGGGCGGTGTGGGCAGCAAGTCCCCGCAGGTCGCGGTGGAGGGCGACCCCGGCCACGACCGGATCATCGCCCGCGTCACCGCCGTCGACGGCCCCGCACCGGCCGCCACCGCCCAGGCCGTGACCCACAGCGGCTACCACGACGGGAACTGGCACCATCTGGCGCTGCGCCGCACGGGTGGCCGGCTGCTGCTCATGGTGGACGGCAGGGAGACCACCGTCGTCCCCGATGTCCCGGGGTCGGTCAGCCGCGGCTCGGTCTTCGGCGTGCACCTGGGTCAGCGGCCCGACGGGCGCGCCCAGTTCACCGGCGCGCTGGACGAAGTACGCGTCTACCGGCGGGCCCTGACCGACGCCGAACTGTCCGGCGTACGCAGTGACAACGCCCCGGTGGGCGGTCCACTGGTCCTGGGGCTGTCGCTGGACCGGGTGCGCGGGGGTGCGGGGAAGGGCTGA
- a CDS encoding zinc-binding dehydrogenase — protein sequence MRRVRFHTYGGPEVLRVEEAEAPVPGPGELLVRTEAIGVTLPCVRRVRGDGKGGGDPLPAMPGGEIAGSVVAVGPDVTGFAPGDRITSLTLTGSYTELALAPAFLASRIPDDASAVEAVALVRSGQVALAVLSTAVPQGAESVLITGAASGTGHLAVQLAKLQGVPRVVAAVSSPAKAEFLYGLGADEVVVYDQESWGEPVDIVLDGVGGELLPRALDALAPGGRLIFFNSGGGIVPAHELLAGAKTITGLTMRRFSTVHRELYEQHRARLWELAGAGRLRAAVHAELPLDEAAKAHEIIEARANLGKVVLRP from the coding sequence ATGCGCCGAGTCCGATTCCATACCTACGGCGGCCCCGAGGTCCTGCGTGTCGAGGAGGCCGAGGCACCGGTGCCCGGCCCCGGTGAACTGCTGGTGCGCACGGAGGCGATCGGGGTCACGCTGCCGTGCGTGCGACGGGTGCGCGGGGACGGCAAGGGCGGCGGCGATCCGCTGCCCGCCATGCCCGGCGGTGAGATCGCCGGTTCGGTCGTCGCCGTCGGCCCGGACGTCACCGGCTTCGCCCCGGGCGACCGCATCACCTCGCTCACCCTCACCGGCTCCTACACCGAACTCGCCCTCGCGCCCGCGTTCCTGGCGAGCCGGATACCGGACGACGCGAGCGCCGTGGAGGCGGTGGCGCTGGTGCGCAGCGGCCAGGTTGCGCTCGCCGTGCTCAGCACCGCGGTACCGCAGGGCGCGGAGTCCGTACTGATCACCGGCGCGGCGAGCGGCACCGGGCATCTCGCCGTGCAACTGGCCAAGCTCCAGGGGGTGCCACGGGTGGTGGCCGCCGTCAGCTCGCCCGCCAAGGCGGAGTTCCTGTACGGGCTGGGGGCCGATGAGGTGGTGGTCTACGACCAGGAATCCTGGGGCGAGCCGGTCGATATCGTCCTGGACGGCGTCGGCGGCGAGCTGCTGCCGCGCGCACTGGACGCGCTGGCTCCCGGTGGCCGTCTGATCTTCTTCAACTCCGGTGGGGGGATCGTCCCGGCGCACGAGCTACTGGCGGGCGCCAAGACCATCACGGGACTGACGATGCGTCGCTTCTCCACCGTCCACCGGGAGCTGTACGAGCAGCACCGGGCGCGGCTGTGGGAGCTTGCCGGGGCCGGCCGGCTGCGGGCCGCGGTCCATGCCGAACTTCCCCTGGACGAGGCCGCGAAGGCACACGAGATCATCGAGGCCAGGGCCAACCTGGGGAAGGTGGTGCTGCGGCCGTGA
- a CDS encoding MarR family winged helix-turn-helix transcriptional regulator, producing MADTPYAPRHIRALPSWLLGRAAARGHRLVADALAGEGMRMMHHAVLSAVEELGPVSQAELGRTLRIDPKDMVAIVNDLQRDGLVTRTPDPRDRRKNAVEISVDGRQRLRRTQQLGDEANAELTEDLTPAEREQLVALLTRIALPGQ from the coding sequence ATGGCCGACACCCCCTACGCCCCCCGCCACATCCGCGCGCTCCCCAGCTGGCTGCTGGGCCGCGCCGCCGCCCGCGGCCACCGCCTCGTCGCCGATGCCCTGGCCGGCGAAGGCATGCGGATGATGCACCACGCCGTCCTGTCGGCGGTCGAGGAACTTGGCCCGGTCTCCCAGGCGGAGCTCGGCCGGACACTGCGCATCGACCCCAAGGACATGGTCGCGATCGTCAACGACCTGCAGAGGGACGGGCTGGTGACCCGCACCCCCGATCCCCGGGACCGGCGCAAGAACGCCGTCGAGATCTCCGTCGACGGCCGGCAGCGGCTGCGCCGCACCCAGCAGCTCGGCGACGAGGCCAACGCGGAGCTGACCGAGGATCTGACCCCGGCCGAACGCGAGCAGTTGGTCGCCCTGCTGACCCGGATCGCGCTCCCGGGGCAGTGA
- a CDS encoding bile acid:sodium symporter family protein — MRRPLNQLPSWLPVDGYLLALVGTVALAALLPARGPSAAISEGASTGAVTLLFFLYGARLSTREAMTGLRHWRLHLTVLACTFVLFPVLGLAARGLVPHVLPPALYTGLLFLCLVPSTIQSSIAFTSLARGNVAAAICAGSFSSLVGLVVTPLLAVLVLHGGGGGFSADALLSIVCRLLLPFVAGQLLRRWIGGFLTRHRKLLGLVDRGSILLVVYTAFSAGMVEGIWYQVSGLRLLCLLGVEAVLLAVMLTATSYGARRLGFPREDRIAITFAGSKKSLAAGLPMAGVLFGAQAGLAVLPLMLFHQMQLMVCAVLAKRFAAQGAHGVQGAHGTQGVGEAREARNAPPAPVVGGTGRGGAAEAEVAGETVVNGARG; from the coding sequence ATGCGCCGCCCTTTGAACCAGCTCCCGTCCTGGCTGCCCGTGGACGGATACCTCCTGGCGCTGGTGGGCACGGTCGCCCTGGCCGCTCTGCTGCCCGCCCGCGGACCGTCCGCCGCCATCTCCGAGGGTGCCTCCACCGGCGCTGTGACGCTGCTCTTCTTCCTCTACGGCGCCCGTCTCTCCACCCGCGAGGCGATGACCGGACTGCGCCACTGGCGGCTCCATCTCACGGTCCTGGCCTGTACGTTCGTGCTCTTCCCGGTGCTCGGACTGGCCGCGCGCGGGCTGGTTCCCCACGTCCTGCCGCCCGCCCTCTACACGGGACTGCTGTTCCTGTGCCTGGTGCCGTCGACCATCCAGTCCTCGATCGCCTTCACCTCCCTCGCCCGGGGCAATGTCGCGGCGGCGATCTGCGCGGGGTCGTTCTCCAGCCTCGTCGGCCTCGTCGTCACGCCGCTGCTGGCGGTTCTCGTCCTGCACGGGGGCGGCGGTGGCTTCTCGGCCGATGCGCTGTTGTCGATCGTCTGCCGGCTGCTGCTGCCGTTCGTCGCCGGGCAGCTGCTGCGGCGGTGGATCGGCGGGTTCCTCACGCGCCACAGGAAGCTCCTCGGCCTGGTGGACCGCGGCTCGATCCTGCTCGTCGTCTACACCGCCTTCAGCGCCGGCATGGTCGAGGGCATCTGGTACCAGGTCTCCGGCCTGCGGCTGCTCTGTCTGCTGGGCGTGGAGGCCGTGCTGCTCGCGGTGATGCTGACTGCCACCTCGTACGGGGCGAGGAGGCTCGGCTTCCCCCGTGAGGACCGGATCGCGATCACCTTTGCCGGCTCCAAGAAGAGCCTGGCGGCCGGCCTGCCGATGGCCGGCGTGCTCTTCGGTGCGCAGGCCGGACTCGCCGTGCTGCCGCTGATGCTGTTCCACCAGATGCAGCTGATGGTGTGTGCGGTCCTGGCGAAGCGTTTCGCGGCGCAGGGGGCGCACGGGGTGCAGGGAGCGCACGGGACACAGGGAGTAGGAGAGGCGCGGGAAGCACGAAACGCGCCGCCGGCACCGGTGGTTGGGGGAACCGGGAGGGGCGGCGCGGCCGAGGCGGAGGTGGCCGGCGAGACGGTGGTGAACGGGGCGCGGGGCTGA